From Aegilops tauschii subsp. strangulata cultivar AL8/78 chromosome 5, Aet v6.0, whole genome shotgun sequence:
GCCAAGCATGCTAATACTTCCGCTAAACCCAAATAGCAGCAGCCTTCCGCCATCCGGATAGAGAGAAGAGGGGTACATGGTGGCTTTTGATTGGGCAGACGGATGTTCAGACTCCCACAAAGTCCCTTTTGTTTGGTTTCGGTTTTTGGAAAAACAAACGTCCGGACGCATCGGCGGAATGATACGGGTTTACGTTGGATAGCACATTTGTATCTAAGCAGCGCAGTCTAGATGCTTGCAGAGGTTTAAGGCCTCGAGAGTCCATTTTGAAGATGAGTGGATTCCATTCATCAAATTAAACCTCTCAGAGGGGAGCGCTTGCACATTCATGACGTGGGTTGGGATACGTCATAGAGAGAGAGCCACAGACGTGGTCGACTTATGAATTATGAATGTTATGTAGGTTCATGCATGTGCTGGGGTGTCTATGCGCGTATCTTATACTACTTCACCATCGATGACGAGGTAAGTAGTTGtacagtactccctccgtaaactaatataaaagcgtttaaaGAGCGTTTAGAATACTAACATAGTGAGctaaaacgttcttatattagtttacagagggagtacttaacAAACGACCGGACCGCGCGATCAAGTCGTATTCCAATATTCCATTCATGGATCACGAGTTCCTAACGATGGTTAAATGATGGAGGAAAGAAAATGGCAGCTCCCTACGTCTGTCCAGTTTGACTTTATTTGATCGAGAAAGCCTGCCTGAGAGGCCGATCGAGATGATAGGGTGGGGGGACGTGTACAGGGTGGCGGCCGCCATGGCGCCGCTCTACTTCGCCCTCGGCCTCGGCTACGGCTCCGTGCGGTGGTGGAAGCTCTTCACCCCGGACCACGGCGACGCCGTCAACCGCCTCGTCGTCTACTTCGCCTTCCCGCTCTTCGGCTTCGACTTCACCGCCCGCGCCGGCTCCTTCGCCGCCGGCTACCGCGTCCTGGCGGCCGACGCCGTCGCCAAGCTCATCGTCGTGCTCGCGCTCGCCGGGTGCGCCGCCGCCCGGCGCGCCAAGGCCGCGACGCgccgcggcggtggcggcgcgccCTCGTCCTACTCCTGGTGCATCACCGGCTTCTCGCTCGCGGCGCTCAACAACGGGCTCCTCGTGGGCGTGTCGCTGCTGGATGCCATGTACGGCAAGTGGGCGCGCGACGTCATCGTGCAGCTCTCGGTGCTGCAGGCCGTCGTCTGGCTCCCGCTGATGCTGGTCGTCTTCGAGGCGAGGCAGGCCTGGCTGGAGGTGACCCCGGAGCCGGCTGATCAAGgcgcgcgcgaagaaggcgaccaGGAGGCGCCGGGGAGCGACGTCCACCGGCCAGCAGCATCCAGAGACGGCCGGAAGACGGCGGCGACGGGGTGCGCGTTCTGGGCGCCGCTGCTGCGAGCGGTCGGGGTGAAGCTCGCCCGCAACCCCAACGTGTACGCCAGCCTCCTTGGGGTCGCGTGGTCTTCCGTGGCAAACAGGTTTGCATGTGCCATGTTGCACAACAGATTTGACTAATTAGCGAATTTCTCTTGGTAGTACAATGGTTGAATTAGTTGCAATAATTCATCCAATTAGTAATCTAGTGCATGTGTGTGCAATGATGCATATGTAGGTGGCACCTGAAGATGCCAAGCATCATAGATGGCTCGATCGCAATCATGTCAAAGACCTGCATTGGAATGGGAATGTTCAGCATGGGTACGTAACCACCTAACAAATCTCGGTGCAATTAGTAGCTATAAAAAAAGTCTAGTGCAATTAGATTCGTTTCGAGATGGGTTTTGCTATTCATTTGTCAAACCAAACTCCATGGTCAACCTTGTACGtgtttcttttttctcttttctaGGAGGTCAACCTTGCGTTTTTTTACTCCGTCCAATAAAATGAATAGGACACGCACGTATTGCAAAATCTTACTTTGACCAAAATTAGGCAAATAATATATTTTTAATTATATGATGGAAACTTATTTCGAGTACGAATTCAACAGTATATTTTTTTTGTCAAATATAACCTCCCCTACATTTGATTGATCTAGTTGATAGTCAAAGTTCATTAAAATGTGTGTGGGCCTTGTTCATTGgagtggagggggcaccacattTATAGTCAGTCGATCAATTTGTACTACTTGTTTCATGGCAACATTTTGAGTTTGGGTTATATTATGGTGTTGATTACACTAAACCACCACACTGAGAGCTAGGTTTGCAGAAACCACCGGTCTATGGGTTTGTGACAAAAACACTAATTGGTGGGTATTCTCTTTGCATAAACACTGATTGGCTGGTTAGGTGGGTTTTTGTGACAAACCTGTAGACCAATGGTTTCTGCAAACTTAGCGGTGGTTTTGTGTTATTAACTTATCTATTATGTTCACAAGAGGAAACGTAAGCTATACGTGGCATGTTCATAGAAAATCCATGTGTTACAACTTAAAAATAAACAAGTGTTACTAGTTTCTCAGTGTGGTACATGTATGATTAACACAAAGAAAACTAAGCAACTAAAATTCATAACATCACATTTATATGCCTTTTCTATTCATGTGTTTTCCAAATCATGTGATCTAGAGGGACACCTAACAATGTGAGTATTGAGGCATGGGAATAAACTCCGATTGTTGCATTGTAGGCATGTTTATAGGACTACAAGACAAGTTTATCGTGTGTGGACTAGGCTTGACCGTGTTGAGCTTGGGGTTGAGGTTCATCGTGGCACCGGCCGCCACCGTAGCTGGAGCCCTAATTTtagggctccgtggtgaccttcTGCGTGTTACTATCCTACAGGTGATTTGTGCATCATATGTTACAGCAATGTTATATTGCTTTTCTTAAGCCATCTATTGTAATCATACTTCATTGCATTCACCTTGATAGGCTGCACTGCCACAATCAGTTGCAACATTTGTCTTCTCACGAGAGTATGACCTACATGCTGGAGTACTTAGTACCGCGTAAGTAATTGTTGATCATCACATTATTTGATTTGACTGTTCCTTTCTTTATGTGCCCCTCATTTTTGGACAAATGCAATTGATTTTAGTTGTAGAATGTTATATATAGTAATAAGTCGAGCCATGTTTATTTTGCAGGGTTATAGTCAGCACATTGGCTTCGCTGCCTGTGTTAACCGCATATTATCTTGTTTTAGGGCTTGTAATATAGATTAACATTTTCCTCTCTACTAATTTTCGGTGCTTCATTGTTCGCTGTAAAACCGCAATGaatttttgtatgtatgtatgtatgtataggTTTTGTATGTGGAGTTCACTCCAAGTTGCAGCGAAGTTCGTTTCTTTATCAGGTTCTCCAAAAATGACGCAAGTTCTTTTAGAAAACCGGACTTGTCGTTTATATCTCCTTTTTAAAGTGTATATCTCCTTTTTTTTCTCTCGAAAACAAAGTTAAACCGGTATAACAAACTCGTGTACTAGGTTCCCCTATAAAAAGAACTCGTGTCCTAGGTAGGAGAATCTTGTTTTGCTTTGAACAGTATCGTCACGACTCAGGAGTCAACTGAATTAAAACCTCCCTATAAAATCGTGACTCCCATCCTCGGCCGTCGGCGTCGTTCAACGTTGGCATCGTGTTGGCAGAGCAAAAGATGGGAACAAGCGCGCTCCCGCCGCTGCTCGCGGCGGCCGTGGTGCTGCtgatggtcgccgcggcggccaTGACGGTGGAGGACTCGGCGCCGGACAACATCCAGCCGCTGTCGACGCTCAACCTGGCGGCCGCGCAGGTCGCCATGGACTCGGCGTCGGCCATCCACGCCTCCCCCGACGTGCTCGGCAAGGACGTGAGTACACGATCCACCCATGTATAGGTAATGCCGTATGCGTGGATGAAACCGCGCTGTTTAACCCGGCTACTCGATGCGTTGCGTTGCAGGGGGAGGATTCGGCGTGGGTGACTGTCAACTTCacgacgccgtcgccgtcgtcggaCCACTGGATCGGCCTCTTCTCCCCCGCCGATTTCAGGTACGTAAGCTACGCAAACAGCACTGCTGCACCACCAGCTTAACATGTCAGATTAAGATCACAATCGCCACAGTTAGTTACTCGTATAATGACATCTGTTGAGTTGTCCGTGCAATCTGTGATTGCAGCTCCGGCATCGGGAGCGCCAAGGTAGCAGGGGAAGGAGATGCGCCCGCAGGGCTCTCCGTGGCTCCGATCAAGGTCAGTGGATAGATTAGATACATAGGCATGCAGGCAGGATGCGCGTCTCATCACCGGCCTCTGCTCCTGATTTTGTGTGTTTGCTGTGGTCTGCTGTTGCAGTACAAGTTGGGCAACTGCGAGCCGGATTTCCTGCGCACCGGCGGCGGCAACACCAGCTTCCTCGTCATCAACCAGCGCTCCGACTACGCCTTCGGCCTCTTCTCCGGCGGCAAGGA
This genomic window contains:
- the LOC109734033 gene encoding probable auxin efflux carrier component 5b, producing the protein MIGWGDVYRVAAAMAPLYFALGLGYGSVRWWKLFTPDHGDAVNRLVVYFAFPLFGFDFTARAGSFAAGYRVLAADAVAKLIVVLALAGCAAARRAKAATRRGGGGAPSSYSWCITGFSLAALNNGLLVGVSLLDAMYGKWARDVIVQLSVLQAVVWLPLMLVVFEARQAWLEVTPEPADQGAREEGDQEAPGSDVHRPAASRDGRKTAATGCAFWAPLLRAVGVKLARNPNVYASLLGVAWSSVANRWHLKMPSIIDGSIAIMSKTCIGMGMFSMGMFIGLQDKFIVCGLGLTVLSLGLRFIVAPAATVAGALILGLRGDLLRVTILQAALPQSVATFVFSREYDLHAGVLSTAVIVSTLASLPVLTAYYLVLGLVI